One stretch of Roseimicrobium sp. ORNL1 DNA includes these proteins:
- a CDS encoding N-methyl-D-aspartate receptor NMDAR2C subunit, protein MTPAVDEDALRSRWQRLCSDLAVPDMGDTTWQVLRGAYTEPHRAYHNLTHIAECLAQLDYIAGVINPPEHGTLEMALWFHDVVYDTHRHDNEEVSAALAERHLARAGVPRDHISHITHLILATKHSPTPPIGDAAWIVDIDLAILGANAPRFDEYEKQIRAEYHWVPEPDFRKGRAAVLRMFLERDAIYMTPAFHTRYEKAARENLQRSLNALAG, encoded by the coding sequence ATGACCCCCGCTGTGGATGAAGATGCCCTGCGCTCCCGATGGCAACGCCTGTGCAGCGACCTTGCTGTGCCGGACATGGGTGATACTACGTGGCAGGTCTTGCGAGGCGCCTACACGGAGCCGCACCGCGCGTATCACAATCTCACCCACATCGCCGAGTGCCTTGCCCAGCTTGATTATATTGCGGGCGTCATTAATCCACCAGAACACGGCACTTTGGAGATGGCCCTCTGGTTCCATGATGTGGTGTATGACACCCATCGGCATGACAACGAGGAGGTCTCCGCCGCGCTGGCGGAAAGGCACCTGGCCCGGGCCGGTGTCCCGCGCGACCACATCTCTCACATCACCCACCTCATCCTCGCCACCAAACACAGCCCCACGCCACCCATTGGTGATGCCGCCTGGATCGTGGACATCGACCTCGCCATCCTCGGTGCGAATGCACCGCGCTTCGACGAATACGAAAAGCAAATCCGCGCGGAATACCACTGGGTGCCTGAGCCCGACTTCCGCAAAGGCCGCGCCGCCGTGCTGCGCATGTTCCTGGAGCGTGATGCCATCTACATGACACCTGCATTCCACACGCGATACGAAAAGGCTGCGAGGGAGAACTTGCAGCGCTCGCTCAATGCCTTGGCAGGATAG
- the trpD gene encoding anthranilate phosphoribosyltransferase, protein MFRKTRGMQELETQLVAGKDLTPAQVREAAAFLLDPAPEAAQKAALLKALAKKGETPGEIAAFVDEFLKHAISPPIDPLALQGPVLDVVGTGGDKLSLFNISTTAVFILAAGGVVVVKHGNRGITSKSGGADVLEALGVKIDLEPEDLARCVKETGVGFVFAPKYHPAFKAVVEARKLVAAEGLRTIFNLLGPLLNPVRPPYQLVGVFDDALVPAFADILRQLGRKAAWVVHGKTDDGRGMDELSTLGINRVAALKDGVIERADFDASKLGFAKPQLADLVGGEANTNADILEGILAGRIKGAKRDLAVLNAAAGFVITGISPDLAAGKALAEEILNRGAAHVKLRTLADWC, encoded by the coding sequence GTGTTCCGTAAAACTCGTGGTATGCAGGAACTCGAGACTCAATTGGTGGCAGGGAAGGATTTGACCCCCGCGCAGGTGCGGGAGGCGGCGGCGTTTCTGCTGGACCCGGCCCCGGAGGCGGCACAGAAGGCTGCACTGCTGAAAGCGCTGGCGAAGAAAGGCGAGACGCCGGGGGAGATTGCGGCATTCGTGGATGAGTTTCTGAAGCACGCGATTTCGCCGCCGATTGATCCGCTAGCGCTGCAGGGCCCGGTGCTGGATGTGGTGGGTACGGGCGGAGACAAGCTGAGCCTTTTCAACATCTCGACCACGGCGGTCTTCATTCTCGCGGCCGGTGGTGTGGTGGTGGTGAAGCACGGGAATCGCGGCATCACGAGCAAGAGCGGCGGCGCGGATGTGCTGGAGGCGCTCGGGGTGAAAATCGATCTGGAGCCGGAAGACCTGGCCCGCTGTGTGAAGGAGACGGGCGTGGGCTTCGTCTTCGCGCCGAAGTATCATCCTGCCTTCAAGGCGGTGGTGGAAGCGCGCAAGCTGGTGGCGGCGGAAGGCCTGCGCACCATCTTCAATCTGCTGGGGCCGCTGCTGAATCCGGTGCGCCCGCCGTATCAATTGGTTGGCGTGTTCGATGATGCGCTGGTGCCGGCGTTTGCGGACATCCTGCGCCAGCTTGGCCGCAAGGCGGCATGGGTGGTGCATGGCAAGACCGATGATGGCCGCGGGATGGATGAGCTGTCCACGCTGGGCATCAATCGCGTGGCGGCACTGAAGGATGGCGTGATCGAGCGCGCGGACTTTGATGCGTCGAAGCTGGGTTTCGCGAAGCCGCAGCTCGCCGATCTGGTGGGCGGCGAGGCGAACACGAACGCGGATATCCTGGAGGGCATCCTTGCGGGACGCATCAAGGGCGCGAAGCGCGACCTCGCGGTCCTGAATGCCGCAGCGGGCTTTGTGATCACGGGCATCTCACCCGACCTCGCCGCCGGCAAGGCGCTTGCGGAAGAGATTCTGAACCGCGGTGCCGCGCATGTGAAGCTCCGGACGCTGGCGGATTGGTGTTGA
- a CDS encoding YqgE/AlgH family protein, producing MKQPENTPETISGSLLLAAPSLRDPNFFHTVLLLAAHNSEDGAFGYILNRPLDKQVSDLLEDRDLGPLADVPVFLGGPVGTNKLSFAALDWNNKKRALQMQTHLSTEQAIKELKKGRIVRGFVGYSGWSEGQLENELEQHSWIACKPDKSVLTLPEPGELWTTILADLGPYYNLLARMPADPSLN from the coding sequence ATGAAACAGCCTGAAAATACCCCTGAGACCATCAGCGGTTCCCTGCTGCTGGCCGCCCCGTCGCTCCGCGATCCGAATTTCTTCCACACCGTGCTCCTCCTTGCGGCGCACAATTCCGAGGACGGCGCCTTCGGTTACATCTTAAACCGACCGCTGGACAAGCAGGTCTCCGACCTCCTCGAAGATCGCGACCTCGGCCCGCTCGCCGATGTGCCCGTGTTCCTCGGCGGCCCCGTCGGGACGAACAAGCTTTCCTTTGCCGCGCTCGATTGGAACAACAAGAAGCGCGCCCTCCAGATGCAGACGCATCTCTCCACGGAGCAGGCCATCAAGGAGCTGAAAAAGGGACGCATCGTCCGCGGCTTCGTCGGCTACTCCGGCTGGTCCGAAGGGCAGCTCGAGAATGAACTCGAGCAGCACTCCTGGATCGCCTGCAAGCCTGACAAGAGCGTGCTCACCCTCCCCGAGCCCGGTGAACTCTGGACCACCATCCTCGCCGACCTCGGGCCCTACTACAATCTCCTCGCCCGCATGCCCGCGGATCCGTCGTTGAATTGA